One genomic window of Tatumella citrea includes the following:
- a CDS encoding TetR/AcrR family transcriptional regulator translates to MKNTALPEHPQPRTKPAEVRLDELMDAAQQLFVSKGFEATTVSDIVRDAGVAKGTFYHYFASKNEMLDALRERFTRQFIATIQQAVDSCAAGDSIGRLRAWCHAGVAAYLQGMDLHDMLYHDHHYHTRGNRDRDAVLSQILAILSAGQEAGSWKSDDLQLTAILMYHGMHGAVDNIVVSDPLQAERLGEALTRQFMQLLSCQPDQAINVSVS, encoded by the coding sequence ATGAAAAACACCGCATTACCTGAACACCCTCAGCCCAGAACTAAGCCCGCCGAGGTCCGGCTGGATGAGCTGATGGATGCGGCACAACAGTTATTTGTCAGTAAAGGATTTGAAGCCACCACAGTGAGTGACATTGTGCGTGATGCAGGCGTTGCCAAAGGCACCTTTTATCACTATTTTGCCTCGAAGAACGAAATGCTGGATGCGTTACGTGAACGTTTTACCCGCCAGTTTATTGCCACGATCCAGCAGGCCGTGGATAGCTGCGCGGCCGGAGACAGTATCGGACGGCTGCGGGCCTGGTGCCATGCGGGAGTTGCTGCCTATCTGCAAGGAATGGATCTGCACGACATGTTGTATCACGACCACCATTATCATACCCGTGGTAACCGGGATCGCGATGCCGTGCTCAGTCAGATTCTGGCAATCCTTAGCGCCGGGCAGGAGGCGGGAAGCTGGAAATCTGATGACCTGCAACTGACCGCCATACTGATGTATCACGGTATGCATGGTGCGGTGGATAATATTGTGGTGAGTGACCCGTTACAAGCAGAACGACTGGGTGAAGCGCTGACACGTCAGTTTATGCAGTTGCTCAGTTGCCAGCCGGACCAGGCCATTAATGTGTCTGTCAGTTAG
- a CDS encoding MerR family transcriptional regulator, with product MAYPIGEFSKRCGINATTLRAWQRRYGLLTPQRTEGGHRLYSDDDVELALKILDWIRKGVPVSQVRPLLERPEHGQSNNWLQLQENLLELLKAGKTDALRQQIFAAGRDYPRSELVTELLRPLRSKFSARLPAMMMLREILDGIIIGYTTFCLDKDRKSRGENYLICGWQLADSCEIWLEALKRSGGGCRLDVLPGIPDMLAPEVISARRWLLVTHGAPTQSMARQAGQWQQQGIMLEIITL from the coding sequence ATGGCTTATCCGATTGGTGAATTTTCTAAACGTTGCGGTATCAATGCGACGACTCTGCGTGCCTGGCAGCGGCGTTACGGGCTGTTAACTCCGCAGCGCACCGAAGGAGGCCATCGTCTGTACAGTGATGACGATGTTGAGCTGGCGCTGAAAATTCTCGACTGGATAAGAAAAGGGGTACCGGTTAGCCAGGTCAGACCGTTGCTTGAGCGGCCGGAACACGGCCAGTCCAATAACTGGTTACAGTTACAGGAGAATTTGCTGGAACTGCTGAAAGCGGGCAAAACCGATGCATTGCGTCAGCAAATTTTTGCTGCGGGGCGGGATTATCCACGTTCAGAACTGGTCACTGAACTATTGCGCCCGTTGCGCAGTAAATTTTCAGCCCGGCTCCCGGCAATGATGATGCTGCGCGAAATTCTTGATGGAATTATCATCGGTTATACCACGTTCTGTCTGGATAAAGACCGCAAGAGCCGTGGCGAGAATTATCTGATCTGTGGCTGGCAACTGGCCGACTCCTGTGAAATATGGCTGGAAGCGCTAAAACGCAGCGGCGGGGGTTGTCGGCTGGATGTACTGCCGGGGATACCGGATATGCTGGCGCCGGAGGTGATCTCCGCACGACGCTGGCTACTGGTCACCCACGGTGCACCGACTCAGAGCATGGCCCGGCAGGCCGGACAATGGCAGCAACAGGGCATAATGCTGGAGATTATTACCTTATAA